The proteins below are encoded in one region of Streptomyces cyanogenus:
- a CDS encoding NAD(P)/FAD-dependent oxidoreductase: protein MSSSASSVVNGGISFWYADDGLPAVREPLPGDASADVVIVGGGYTGLWTAYYLKKAVPFLRITVLEQKFCGYGASGRNGGWLYNGIAGRDRYAKLHGHEAAVRLQRAMNDTVAEVVQVAEAEGIDADVHRGGVLEVATTPAQLARLKAFHAHELSYGEKDRELYGARETAGRIRIADAVGSTWTPHGARLHPVKLVKGLAAAVEALGVTIHESTPVTEIRPKHAVTPYGTVRAPYVLRCTEGFTASLKGQKRIWLPMNSSMIATEPLTEEQWAAIGWSGRETLGDMAHAYMYAQRTADGRIALGGRGVPYRFGSRTDNDGRTQAATVEALREILTRFFPSLAGVRIEHAWSGVLGVPRDWCATVTLDRSTGLGWAGGYVGSGVATANLAARTLRDLVQRDSGQGGRTELTDLPWVNHKVRKWEPEPFRWLGVQGMYATYRAADQRERLRPGTESSRLAKVADRVAGRH, encoded by the coding sequence ATGAGCAGCTCGGCGAGCAGTGTCGTGAACGGTGGCATCTCCTTCTGGTACGCGGACGACGGTCTTCCGGCGGTGCGGGAGCCGCTGCCCGGGGACGCGTCCGCCGACGTCGTGATCGTGGGCGGCGGCTACACCGGCCTGTGGACGGCGTACTACCTGAAGAAGGCCGTCCCCTTCCTGCGCATCACCGTCCTGGAGCAGAAGTTCTGCGGGTACGGCGCCTCGGGCCGCAACGGCGGCTGGCTGTACAACGGGATCGCGGGCCGGGACCGTTACGCGAAGCTGCACGGTCACGAGGCCGCCGTACGCCTCCAGCGGGCGATGAACGACACCGTGGCGGAGGTGGTCCAGGTCGCCGAGGCGGAGGGCATCGACGCCGACGTGCACCGGGGCGGCGTCCTGGAGGTGGCCACCACGCCGGCGCAGCTGGCCCGGCTGAAGGCGTTCCACGCGCACGAGTTGTCGTACGGCGAGAAGGACCGGGAGCTGTACGGCGCCCGGGAGACCGCCGGGCGGATCCGGATCGCGGACGCGGTCGGCTCCACCTGGACCCCGCACGGGGCCCGGTTGCACCCGGTGAAGCTGGTCAAGGGGCTCGCGGCGGCCGTGGAGGCGCTCGGGGTCACGATCCACGAGTCGACGCCGGTGACGGAGATCCGCCCCAAGCACGCGGTCACCCCCTACGGCACCGTGCGCGCGCCCTACGTGCTGCGCTGCACCGAGGGCTTCACCGCCTCCCTCAAGGGGCAGAAGCGGATCTGGCTGCCGATGAACTCCTCGATGATCGCGACCGAGCCGCTGACCGAGGAGCAGTGGGCGGCGATCGGCTGGTCGGGCCGGGAGACCCTCGGTGACATGGCGCACGCCTACATGTACGCGCAGCGCACGGCGGACGGCCGGATCGCGCTGGGCGGGCGCGGGGTGCCGTACCGCTTCGGTTCGCGCACCGACAACGACGGCCGGACGCAGGCGGCGACCGTCGAGGCCCTGCGGGAGATCCTGACCCGCTTCTTCCCGTCCCTGGCCGGGGTACGGATCGAGCACGCCTGGTCGGGGGTGCTCGGTGTGCCCCGGGACTGGTGTGCCACGGTGACGCTCGACCGCTCCACGGGCCTCGGCTGGGCCGGCGGCTACGTCGGCTCCGGGGTGGCCACCGCCAACCTGGCCGCACGCACCCTGCGGGACCTGGTCCAGCGGGACTCCGGCCAGGGCGGCCGGACGGAGCTGACGGACCTGCCGTGGGTGAACCACAAGGTCCGCAAGTGGGAGCCGGAACCTTTCCGCTGGCTGGGCGTCCAGGGCATGTACGCCACCTACCGCGCCGCCGACCAGCGCGAACGCCTCCGCCCGGGCACGGAGTCCTCGCGGCTGGCGAAGGTGGCGGACCGGGTGGCGGGACGGCACTGA
- a CDS encoding TerD family protein, translating to MAVSLSKGGNVSLTKEAPGLTAVTVGLGWDVRTTTGTDFDLDASAIAVNGQGRVYSDAHFVFFNNKQTPDNTIVHTGDNRTGEGAGDDEAINVNLAALPADIDKVVFPVSIYDAENRGQNFGQVRNAYIRIVNQAGGAEIARYDLSEDAATETAMIFGELYRNGAEWKFRAVGQGYASGLVGIAQDFGVNV from the coding sequence ATGGCTGTAAGCCTGTCCAAGGGTGGCAACGTCTCGCTCACCAAGGAGGCTCCGGGCCTGACCGCCGTCACCGTGGGCCTCGGCTGGGACGTCCGCACCACCACCGGCACGGACTTCGACCTCGACGCCTCCGCCATCGCGGTGAACGGCCAGGGCAGGGTCTACTCGGACGCCCACTTCGTCTTCTTCAACAACAAGCAGACCCCGGACAACACGATCGTCCACACGGGCGACAACCGCACGGGCGAGGGCGCCGGCGACGACGAGGCGATCAACGTCAACCTGGCCGCCCTGCCGGCCGACATCGACAAGGTCGTCTTCCCGGTGTCCATCTACGACGCCGAGAACCGCGGCCAGAACTTCGGCCAGGTCCGCAACGCCTACATCCGCATCGTCAACCAGGCCGGCGGCGCCGAGATCGCGCGCTACGACCTGTCCGAGGACGCGGCCACCGAGACGGCCATGATCTTCGGCGAGCTGTACCGCAACGGCGCGGAGTGGAAGTTCCGCGCGGTGGGCCAGGGCTACGCCTCGGGCCTGGTCGGTATCGCCCAGGACTTCGGCGTGAACGTCTGA
- a CDS encoding zinc-binding dehydrogenase has protein sequence MHAVRLYAFGPAENLTYEEVPDPVPGPGQVRIAVAAAGVHLLDAALREGHQGPLPEPPRLPTVPGREVAGVVDALGDGVDELWLGRRVVAHLGFAPGGYAERAVTAVERVHDIPENLDFAAAVAMIGTGRTALGIAQFAEPGPDDVVVVPAAAGGIGTLLVQHAGNAGATVIGLAGGPEKTARVRANGAGLAVDYTDPDWPAEVRAHLGGRPASLVYDGVGGRVAREAVALLGPGGRHLVFGWSAEGTGQGEGYHVEGVSESVLGPAMLERAGGLRALELRSLAEAAQGRLRPAVTRFPLAEAAAAHRALEGRDTIGKVVLEP, from the coding sequence ATGCACGCCGTCCGCCTGTACGCCTTCGGTCCGGCCGAGAACCTGACCTACGAGGAGGTCCCCGACCCCGTGCCGGGCCCCGGCCAGGTGCGGATCGCCGTCGCCGCGGCCGGCGTGCACCTGCTCGACGCGGCCCTGCGGGAGGGCCACCAGGGCCCGTTGCCCGAGCCGCCCCGTCTGCCGACCGTGCCCGGCCGGGAGGTCGCGGGGGTCGTCGACGCGCTCGGCGACGGCGTGGACGAGCTGTGGCTCGGCCGGCGCGTGGTGGCCCACCTGGGCTTCGCGCCCGGCGGGTACGCCGAACGCGCCGTCACCGCGGTCGAGCGCGTGCACGACATCCCGGAGAACCTTGACTTCGCCGCCGCCGTCGCCATGATCGGCACGGGCCGTACGGCGCTCGGCATCGCGCAGTTCGCCGAGCCGGGACCGGACGACGTGGTGGTCGTACCGGCCGCGGCCGGCGGCATCGGCACCCTGCTCGTGCAGCACGCCGGGAACGCCGGGGCGACCGTGATCGGGCTCGCGGGCGGCCCGGAGAAGACCGCCCGGGTACGCGCGAACGGCGCCGGCCTCGCCGTCGACTACACCGACCCCGACTGGCCCGCCGAGGTCCGCGCCCACCTGGGCGGCCGTCCCGCCTCCCTCGTCTACGACGGCGTGGGCGGCCGGGTCGCCCGGGAGGCCGTCGCCCTGCTCGGACCCGGCGGCCGGCACCTGGTGTTCGGCTGGTCGGCGGAGGGCACCGGGCAGGGCGAGGGCTACCACGTCGAGGGCGTCTCGGAGTCCGTTCTCGGCCCGGCGATGCTGGAACGGGCCGGCGGCCTGCGCGCACTGGAACTGCGCTCGCTCGCCGAGGCCGCCCAGGGCCGCCTGCGCCCGGCCGTCACCCGCTTCCCGCTCGCGGAGGCCGCCGCCGCGCACCGGGCTCTGGAGGGGCGGGACACGATCGGCAAGGTCGTGCTGGAACCCTGA
- a CDS encoding pentapeptide repeat-containing protein, translating to MVRRAAGAGAAGVRGARRPEVRLPALEPWTEGELEPDGDYDGLEFRECDLAGQDGAGARFMDCALTGCAVDETALGRARVLDSVLTGLRGVGTRWAEATFRDVELVDARLGGTQLHGSVLERVVIRGGKIDYLNLREARLKDVVFESCVLVEPDFAGARLERVEFIDCALKGADFGGATLKDVDLRGAVPLEITRGLDRLSGAVISPGQLLDLAPVLAAAMGIRVV from the coding sequence ATGGTGAGGCGAGCGGCGGGTGCGGGTGCGGCAGGGGTGAGGGGAGCGCGGCGGCCGGAGGTGCGGCTGCCGGCCCTGGAGCCCTGGACCGAGGGGGAGTTGGAGCCGGACGGCGACTACGACGGGCTGGAGTTCCGGGAGTGCGACCTGGCCGGGCAGGACGGCGCGGGTGCCCGGTTCATGGACTGCGCGCTGACAGGCTGCGCGGTGGACGAGACGGCGCTGGGCCGGGCCCGGGTGCTGGACTCGGTGCTGACCGGGCTGCGCGGGGTCGGGACGCGGTGGGCCGAGGCCACGTTCCGGGACGTCGAGCTGGTGGACGCGCGCCTGGGCGGCACGCAGTTGCACGGCTCCGTGCTGGAGAGAGTCGTGATCCGCGGCGGCAAGATCGACTACCTGAACCTGCGCGAGGCCCGCCTCAAGGACGTCGTCTTCGAGTCCTGCGTCCTGGTCGAGCCGGACTTCGCGGGCGCGCGCCTGGAGCGGGTGGAGTTCATCGACTGTGCCCTGAAGGGGGCCGACTTCGGCGGCGCCACCCTGAAGGACGTGGACCTGCGAGGCGCGGTCCCGCTGGAGATCACCCGCGGCCTGGACCGCCTGTCCGGCGCGGTGATCAGCCCGGGCCAACTGCTGGACCTGGCCCCGGTGCTGGCGGCGGCGATGGGGATCCGGGTGGTGTGA
- a CDS encoding M4 family metallopeptidase yields the protein MVVLALQNGAATAAPAPHPSGAKAVALSAPARAAALKSAQRNAGAAARELGLGAREKLVVRDVIKDADGTVHTRYERTYAGLPVLGGDLVVHAAKNGSLKGVSKATTARISVPSTTATVSPAGAEKAALRAAGTAKATATTARKVVWAAAGKPVLAYESVVKGSRHDGTPSELHVITDARTGKRLHSFEAVDTGTGTSRYSGTVPLGTTAASGGYDLTDGGRGGHKTYDLNGGTTGTGTLFHDADDLWGDGTVTNRQTAAVDAAYGAAVTWDFYKAAFNRNGIAGDGKAAYSRVHYGNAYVNAFWNDSCFCMTYGDGANNADPLTSLDVAGHEMSHGLTAATAGLKYSRESGGLNEATSDIFGTSVEFFANNSADAGDYLIGEKIDINGDGTPLRYMDKPSRDGGSADYWSRTVGRLDVHYSSGVANHFFYLLSEGSGAKTVNGVSYNSPTYDGSTVTGIGRDKAAQIWYKALTTYFTSSTDYAGARTGTLQAAADLYGSGSAEYRAVAAAWTAVNVK from the coding sequence ATGGTCGTCCTCGCGCTGCAGAACGGCGCCGCCACCGCCGCGCCCGCGCCGCACCCCTCCGGCGCCAAGGCCGTCGCGCTCAGCGCCCCGGCCCGCGCCGCCGCGCTGAAGTCGGCCCAGCGGAACGCCGGCGCGGCGGCCCGTGAACTCGGGCTCGGCGCCAGGGAGAAGCTGGTCGTCCGGGACGTGATCAAGGACGCGGACGGCACCGTCCACACCCGCTACGAGCGCACCTACGCCGGTCTGCCGGTGCTCGGCGGCGACCTGGTCGTGCACGCGGCGAAGAACGGATCGCTGAAGGGCGTCAGCAAGGCGACCACGGCCCGGATATCCGTGCCGAGCACGACGGCCACCGTCTCCCCGGCCGGCGCCGAGAAGGCCGCGCTCAGGGCCGCGGGCACCGCCAAGGCCACCGCGACCACCGCCCGCAAGGTCGTGTGGGCCGCGGCCGGCAAGCCGGTCCTCGCCTACGAGTCCGTCGTCAAGGGCAGCCGGCACGACGGCACCCCGAGCGAACTGCACGTCATCACCGACGCGCGCACCGGCAAGCGGCTCCACTCCTTCGAGGCCGTCGACACCGGCACGGGCACCAGCCGGTACAGCGGCACCGTCCCGCTCGGCACCACCGCCGCCTCCGGGGGCTACGACCTGACCGACGGCGGCCGCGGCGGCCACAAGACCTACGACCTGAACGGCGGGACCACCGGCACCGGCACCCTGTTCCACGACGCCGACGACCTCTGGGGCGACGGCACCGTGACCAACCGCCAGACAGCCGCCGTCGACGCCGCCTACGGCGCCGCCGTCACCTGGGACTTCTACAAGGCCGCGTTCAACCGCAACGGCATCGCGGGAGACGGCAAGGCCGCCTACTCCCGCGTCCACTACGGCAACGCCTACGTCAACGCCTTCTGGAACGACAGCTGCTTCTGCATGACGTACGGCGACGGCGCGAACAACGCCGACCCGCTGACCTCCCTCGACGTCGCCGGCCACGAGATGAGCCACGGGCTGACCGCGGCCACCGCCGGCCTGAAGTACAGCCGCGAGTCGGGCGGCCTGAACGAGGCCACCTCCGACATCTTCGGCACCTCGGTGGAGTTCTTCGCGAACAACTCCGCCGACGCCGGCGACTACCTCATCGGCGAGAAGATCGACATCAACGGCGACGGCACGCCGCTGCGCTACATGGACAAGCCCAGCAGGGACGGCGGCTCCGCCGACTACTGGTCGCGCACCGTCGGCCGCCTGGACGTGCACTACTCGTCCGGTGTCGCCAACCACTTCTTCTACCTGCTGTCCGAGGGCAGCGGCGCGAAGACCGTCAACGGGGTCTCCTACAACTCCCCGACCTACGACGGCTCCACGGTCACCGGCATCGGCCGGGACAAGGCGGCCCAGATCTGGTACAAGGCGCTGACCACGTACTTCACCTCGTCCACCGACTACGCGGGCGCCCGCACCGGCACCCTCCAGGCGGCGGCCGACCTGTACGGCTCGGGCAGCGCGGAGTACAGGGCGGTGGCGGCGGCCTGGACGGCCGTGAACGTCAAGTAG
- a CDS encoding rhomboid-like protein, producing MRIIRGPSGVWAYVRSAPGTYVWLGILFVTTVALHHMSPEFEEHFLRRRSTNIHELSRNPVRVLVASAMWIESGNWVPYAFLYTVFHAPAERWLGTARWLAVCALAHVLASLISEGVLLEAIRRGMAPHAAVNTLDIGVSYALAGVMAVLVHRIAAPWRYAYLLAVLAVFGLPLAAGPAFTDFGHAVAVLIGLACYPLVRGRGKAWDPKETPAGLRG from the coding sequence ATGCGAATCATCCGGGGCCCGAGTGGCGTGTGGGCGTATGTCCGCAGTGCTCCCGGCACGTACGTGTGGCTGGGGATCCTGTTCGTGACGACCGTCGCGCTGCACCACATGTCGCCGGAGTTCGAGGAGCACTTCCTGCGGCGGCGGTCCACGAACATCCACGAGCTGTCCCGCAACCCGGTGCGGGTGCTGGTGGCCAGCGCGATGTGGATCGAGAGCGGGAACTGGGTGCCGTACGCCTTCCTGTACACGGTGTTCCACGCGCCGGCCGAGCGCTGGCTGGGTACGGCCCGCTGGCTGGCGGTGTGCGCGCTGGCGCACGTGCTGGCCTCGCTGATCAGCGAGGGGGTGCTGCTGGAAGCGATCCGCCGGGGCATGGCCCCGCACGCGGCCGTGAACACCCTGGACATCGGGGTGAGTTACGCGCTGGCCGGGGTGATGGCGGTGCTCGTCCACCGGATCGCGGCGCCCTGGCGGTACGCGTACCTGCTCGCGGTGCTGGCCGTGTTCGGGCTGCCGCTGGCCGCCGGGCCGGCCTTCACCGACTTCGGTCACGCCGTCGCGGTGCTGATCGGTCTCGCCTGTTATCCGCTGGTCAGGGGCCGGGGAAAAGCATGGGATCCGAAGGAGACACCGGCCGGGCTCAGGGGTTAA
- a CDS encoding sigma-70 family RNA polymerase sigma factor, which produces MTDNDFLAERFETCRGHLRAVAYRMLGSAAEAEDAVQEAWFRLSRSDTREVGNLGGWLTTVVGRVCLDMLRSRRTRGEEPLDGWRPAPSAEPDPAQDALLADSVGLALLVVLDTLSPAERPAFVLHDLFGVPFEEVGGILGRNAAAARQLAGRARRRVRGVEAPEADLARQREVVDAFLAAARNGDFDGLLAVLDPDVVARTEAGVNSGAARVAAGAASFAHLARVARAVLVDGATGLAVFAGGRPERVLAFTFVADRITGIDIVADPARLAELTVEEVQDRPAGVVGGGVQLSPAAGTGRGSTAVGPPRRWARAR; this is translated from the coding sequence ATGACCGACAACGACTTTCTCGCCGAGCGGTTCGAGACCTGCCGGGGGCATCTGCGGGCCGTCGCCTACCGGATGCTCGGTTCCGCCGCCGAGGCCGAGGACGCCGTCCAGGAGGCGTGGTTCCGGCTGAGCCGGTCCGACACGCGGGAGGTGGGGAACCTCGGCGGCTGGCTGACCACCGTCGTCGGCCGGGTCTGCCTCGACATGCTGCGCTCCCGCCGCACCCGTGGCGAGGAGCCCCTGGACGGCTGGCGGCCCGCGCCGTCCGCGGAACCGGATCCCGCCCAGGACGCCCTGCTCGCCGACTCGGTCGGGCTGGCCCTCCTCGTCGTCCTGGACACGCTCTCGCCGGCCGAGCGGCCGGCCTTCGTGCTGCACGACCTGTTCGGGGTGCCCTTCGAGGAGGTCGGCGGCATCCTCGGGCGCAACGCGGCCGCGGCGCGGCAGCTCGCCGGCCGGGCCCGGCGCCGGGTGCGGGGCGTGGAGGCGCCGGAGGCCGATCTGGCCCGGCAGCGGGAGGTGGTCGACGCCTTCCTGGCGGCCGCGCGGAACGGCGACTTCGACGGGCTGCTCGCGGTGCTGGACCCGGACGTGGTGGCCCGCACGGAGGCCGGTGTGAACAGCGGTGCGGCCCGGGTGGCCGCCGGGGCGGCGAGCTTCGCCCACCTGGCCCGGGTGGCGCGTGCGGTCCTGGTCGACGGCGCGACCGGCCTCGCGGTCTTCGCCGGCGGCCGCCCGGAGCGGGTCCTGGCCTTCACCTTCGTCGCCGACCGCATCACCGGGATCGACATCGTCGCCGACCCGGCCCGCCTGGCGGAGCTGACGGTCGAGGAGGTCCAGGACCGCCCTGCCGGCGTGGTGGGGGGGGGGGTACAGCTCAGCCCAGCTGCCGGTACCGGCCGCGGAAGTACAGCAGTGGGCCCCCCTCGGCGCTGGGCACGTGCGCGGTGA
- the arfB gene encoding alternative ribosome rescue aminoacyl-tRNA hydrolase ArfB: MEGMSGPYFIRGSVSLPEAELMWRFSRSSGPGGQHVNTSDSQVELRFDLARTEALPPVWKERALLRLAGRLVDGVVSVRASEHRSQWRNREAAAVRLAALLAEATAPPPKPRKPTRIPRGINERRLREKKQRAETKRGRSGRDWG; this comes from the coding sequence ATGGAGGGCATGTCCGGGCCCTACTTCATCCGTGGCTCCGTCTCGCTTCCCGAGGCCGAGCTGATGTGGCGTTTCTCCAGGTCGTCCGGGCCCGGCGGACAGCACGTCAACACCAGCGACTCGCAGGTCGAGCTGCGCTTCGACCTCGCCCGCACCGAGGCACTGCCCCCGGTGTGGAAGGAGCGGGCGCTGCTGCGGCTGGCCGGCCGCCTCGTCGACGGGGTGGTGTCCGTACGGGCCTCGGAGCACCGCTCCCAGTGGCGCAACCGCGAGGCCGCCGCCGTACGCCTCGCCGCGCTCCTCGCGGAGGCCACCGCGCCGCCGCCGAAGCCCCGCAAGCCGACCCGCATACCGCGCGGCATCAACGAACGCCGGCTGCGGGAGAAGAAGCAGCGCGCGGAGACGAAGCGCGGCCGCTCGGGGCGCGACTGGGGTTAG
- a CDS encoding M1 family metallopeptidase: MSRSVRLVPALAALLALALTGTACDGGVRGNPGGSGLRDPYFPKAGNGGYDVGHYDLTLDYTPATRRLTGTAVVTARATRDLSAFDLDLAGLHVDSVTVEGKDARWSRTGQELTVRPHDDLGQGETFRTTVRYSGTPRTLTDPDGSEEGWLRTADGALALGEPVGSMAWFPGNHHPSDKASYDITVTVPKGLQAVSNGELTDQRAKGGRTAYHWHTAQPMASYVATVAIGHYDIARTTGPHGLPVVTAVDPSRAAASRKVLAKIPDILDWEEYNFGPYPFSSAGAIVDRSGDAGYALETQTRPVFPADQLTVPILVHELAHQWYGDSVTPASWRDMWLNEGFATYAEWLYQEDHGGKSAEERFTELYEEGGEAVWAFPPAKPSGAAHISDSPVYERGAMLLHKIRQKAGDDTFYDIIQGWAAAHRHGTVSTADFTAYVEKKAPDQDFGRIWKDWLYGDGRPDHP, encoded by the coding sequence ATGTCCAGATCCGTACGCCTTGTCCCGGCCCTCGCCGCCCTGCTCGCCCTCGCGCTGACGGGCACCGCGTGCGACGGCGGGGTGCGGGGTAACCCGGGCGGCTCCGGCCTGCGCGACCCGTACTTCCCGAAGGCCGGCAACGGCGGCTACGACGTCGGGCACTACGACCTGACCCTGGACTACACCCCGGCCACCCGCCGCCTCACCGGAACGGCGGTCGTCACCGCCCGGGCCACCCGGGACCTGTCCGCCTTCGACCTGGACCTCGCCGGGCTGCACGTCGACTCGGTCACCGTCGAGGGCAAGGACGCCCGCTGGAGCCGCACCGGCCAGGAACTCACCGTCCGCCCGCACGACGACCTCGGCCAGGGCGAGACGTTCCGCACGACCGTCCGCTACTCGGGCACCCCCCGCACCCTCACCGACCCCGACGGCTCCGAGGAGGGCTGGCTGCGCACCGCCGACGGTGCCCTCGCGCTCGGCGAGCCGGTCGGCTCCATGGCCTGGTTCCCCGGCAACCACCACCCCTCCGACAAGGCGTCCTACGACATCACGGTCACCGTCCCGAAGGGCCTCCAGGCCGTCTCCAACGGCGAGTTGACGGACCAGCGCGCGAAGGGCGGCCGTACCGCCTACCACTGGCACACCGCCCAGCCCATGGCGAGCTATGTGGCCACCGTCGCCATCGGGCACTACGACATCGCGCGCACCACCGGTCCGCACGGCCTGCCCGTCGTCACCGCCGTCGACCCGAGCCGGGCCGCGGCGAGCCGGAAGGTCCTCGCGAAGATCCCGGACATCCTCGACTGGGAGGAGTACAACTTCGGGCCGTACCCCTTCTCCTCGGCCGGCGCGATCGTCGACCGGTCGGGCGACGCCGGCTACGCGCTGGAGACCCAGACCCGGCCCGTCTTCCCCGCCGACCAGCTGACCGTCCCGATCCTCGTGCACGAGCTGGCCCACCAGTGGTATGGCGACTCGGTCACCCCCGCGAGCTGGCGTGACATGTGGCTCAACGAGGGATTCGCGACCTACGCGGAGTGGCTGTACCAGGAGGACCACGGCGGCAAGAGCGCCGAGGAGAGGTTCACCGAGCTGTACGAGGAGGGCGGCGAGGCCGTCTGGGCCTTCCCGCCCGCGAAGCCCTCCGGCGCCGCGCACATCTCCGACAGCCCCGTCTACGAGCGGGGGGCGATGCTCCTGCACAAGATCCGGCAGAAGGCCGGCGACGACACCTTCTACGACATCATCCAGGGCTGGGCCGCCGCCCACCGCCACGGCACCGTGAGCACCGCCGACTTCACCGCGTACGTCGAGAAGAAGGCCCCCGACCAGGACTTCGGCCGGATCTGGAAGGACTGGCTGTACGGGGACGGCCGGCCGGACCACCCGTGA
- a CDS encoding FAD-dependent oxidoreductase, which produces MHKPAHHITVIGGGFAGLTAAITAAEAGARVTVYEAHGTLGGRARTAQGPYRTNEGPHALYAGGPHWTWLRQRYLIGPLAPLPPLEAARLRLRHHGVLHRTPPFAMLKLLRRRIGPAPVDTDFLGWATGIAGEEGARAAAHYAAVALFHHDPGGLSAAFVQERLRRAAKLPPEAHYPRGGWGGVVDRMAARAWNMGVRIETGARVDELPQDTPVVVATGLPAARRLLRDDSLEWPSGRTVLLDLAVRTRRGDVFAVSDLDAPGWIERFTAQDPSLAPAGEQLLQGQFPIGPGQTRADGVARAEQLLDLGLRGWRERVTWRREAVADGRTGAVDLPGRSWRDRPAVDRGDGVYLAGDQVAAPGVLAEVSFNSAVTAVSLILGRPALDLKRA; this is translated from the coding sequence ATGCACAAGCCCGCGCACCACATCACCGTCATCGGCGGCGGCTTCGCCGGACTCACCGCCGCGATCACCGCCGCCGAGGCCGGCGCCCGGGTCACCGTGTACGAGGCCCACGGCACCCTGGGCGGCCGGGCCCGGACGGCGCAGGGGCCGTACCGGACCAACGAGGGCCCGCACGCGCTCTACGCCGGCGGCCCGCACTGGACCTGGCTCCGGCAGCGGTACCTGATCGGCCCGCTCGCTCCGCTGCCGCCCCTGGAGGCCGCCCGGCTGCGGCTGCGCCACCACGGGGTGCTGCACCGCACCCCGCCCTTCGCCATGCTCAAGCTGCTGCGGCGCCGCATCGGCCCGGCCCCCGTCGACACCGACTTCCTCGGCTGGGCCACCGGGATCGCCGGCGAGGAGGGCGCCCGCGCGGCGGCCCACTACGCCGCGGTGGCGCTGTTCCACCACGATCCGGGCGGCCTGTCCGCCGCCTTCGTGCAGGAGCGGCTGCGCCGGGCCGCCAAGCTGCCGCCGGAGGCCCACTATCCGCGCGGCGGCTGGGGAGGGGTCGTCGACCGGATGGCCGCGCGGGCCTGGAACATGGGTGTGCGGATCGAGACCGGGGCCCGGGTGGACGAGCTGCCGCAGGACACCCCGGTGGTGGTCGCCACCGGCCTGCCCGCCGCCCGGCGGCTGCTCCGCGACGACTCGCTGGAGTGGCCGAGCGGCCGTACCGTCCTCCTAGACCTCGCCGTACGCACCCGGCGCGGGGACGTGTTCGCCGTCTCCGACCTGGACGCGCCGGGCTGGATCGAGCGCTTCACCGCACAGGACCCGTCCCTCGCGCCGGCCGGGGAGCAGCTGCTCCAGGGGCAGTTCCCGATCGGCCCCGGCCAGACCCGGGCCGACGGCGTGGCCCGCGCCGAGCAACTGCTCGACCTGGGGCTGCGGGGATGGCGGGAGCGGGTGACCTGGCGGCGCGAGGCCGTGGCGGACGGCCGTACGGGGGCCGTGGACCTGCCGGGCCGCAGCTGGCGGGACCGGCCCGCCGTGGACCGCGGCGACGGGGTGTACCTCGCGGGCGACCAGGTGGCGGCCCCGGGCGTGCTCGCGGAGGTGTCCTTCAACAGCGCGGTGACGGCGGTGTCCCTGATCCTCGGCCGGCCCGCCCTTGACCTCAAGCGCGCTTGA
- a CDS encoding GNAT family N-acetyltransferase, with protein MIRTATPADVPVIHTLIRELAEYEKAAEEARASEEQLREALFGERPAAFAHLAVDEESGEPVGFALWFLNFSTWRGVHGIYLEDLYVRPGARGGGHGRALVAELARICAERGYGRLEWSVLNWNEPAIGFYEALGARPQDEWTVYRLTDEALTALGSAG; from the coding sequence ATGATTCGTACCGCGACTCCTGCCGACGTCCCTGTCATCCACACCCTGATCCGTGAGCTGGCCGAGTACGAGAAGGCAGCCGAGGAGGCCCGGGCGAGCGAGGAGCAGCTGCGGGAGGCGCTGTTCGGGGAACGGCCGGCCGCGTTCGCGCACCTGGCGGTGGACGAGGAGAGCGGGGAGCCGGTCGGGTTCGCGCTGTGGTTCCTCAACTTCTCCACCTGGCGCGGGGTGCACGGCATCTACCTGGAGGACCTGTACGTCCGGCCCGGGGCGCGCGGCGGCGGACACGGGCGGGCGCTGGTGGCCGAGCTGGCACGGATCTGTGCGGAGCGCGGGTACGGGCGGCTGGAGTGGTCGGTGCTGAACTGGAACGAGCCGGCGATCGGCTTCTACGAGGCGCTGGGCGCCCGGCCGCAGGACGAGTGGACGGTGTACCGGCTCACGGACGAGGCGCTGACCGCGCTGGGCTCGGCCGGCTGA